In Kocuria turfanensis, a single genomic region encodes these proteins:
- a CDS encoding thiazole synthase produces the protein MTHPAPRAASLVDPLVLDGTELSSRLIMGTGGLSSLHTLEQALLASGTELTTVALRRYAPGRGDSLFAMLERNGIRILPNTAGCYTARDALLTAELGREALETDWVKLEVIADEDTLLPDVVELLDATEQLVARGFRVFAYTSDDPAVARRLEDLGAAAVMPLGAPIGTGLGILNPHNIELITSRASVPVVLDAGIGTASEAALAMELGCDAVLLASAVTRAQDPVAMATAMRHAVAAGRLAAGAGRIPARRHALASSPMAGRIDTDTPAGTPDDGPGADPAGVPRGDWAPVGQRP, from the coding sequence ATGACCCACCCCGCACCCCGCGCCGCATCCCTGGTGGACCCGCTCGTGCTGGACGGCACCGAGCTGTCCTCCCGGCTGATCATGGGCACCGGCGGGCTCAGCTCGCTGCACACCCTGGAGCAGGCCCTGCTCGCCTCCGGCACCGAGCTGACCACCGTGGCGCTGCGCCGCTACGCCCCCGGCCGCGGCGACTCGCTGTTCGCGATGCTCGAGCGCAACGGCATCCGGATCCTGCCCAACACCGCCGGCTGCTACACCGCCCGGGACGCCCTGCTCACCGCCGAGCTCGGCCGCGAGGCCCTGGAGACCGACTGGGTCAAGCTCGAGGTCATCGCCGACGAGGACACCCTGCTGCCCGACGTGGTGGAGCTGCTCGACGCCACCGAGCAGCTCGTGGCCCGCGGCTTCCGGGTCTTCGCCTACACCTCCGACGACCCCGCCGTGGCCCGCCGCCTGGAGGACCTCGGCGCGGCCGCCGTGATGCCCCTGGGCGCGCCGATCGGCACCGGGCTGGGGATCCTCAACCCGCACAACATCGAGCTCATCACCTCCCGGGCCTCGGTGCCCGTGGTCCTCGACGCCGGGATCGGGACCGCCTCCGAGGCCGCCCTGGCCATGGAGCTGGGCTGCGACGCCGTGCTGCTGGCCAGCGCCGTGACCCGCGCGCAGGACCCGGTGGCCATGGCCACCGCGATGCGCCACGCCGTGGCCGCCGGGCGGCTGGCCGCCGGCGCCGGGCGGATCCCGGCCCGCCGGCACGCCCTGGCGTCCTCACCGATGGCCGGACGGATCGACACGGACACGCCCGCCGGCACGCCCGACGACGGGCCGGGCGCCGACCCGGCGGGCGTTCCGCGCGGGGACTGGGCGCCCGTGGGGCAGCGGCCGTGA
- the thiE gene encoding thiamine phosphate synthase: MTRTDRLLAARLYVCTDARRAQGDLEEFLHAVCAGGTDIVQLRDRSIDTDEEIAALRLLGRVAAEYGVLVAVNDRADLAALVGADVFHAGQHDLTPAQARQLLGPDVLIGRSTHDLGQARAALADPDVDYFCTGPVWETPTKPGRPATGLGFVREVAALTEARLDADPAVVPVPWFAIGGIDEQRLPEVLAAGARGAVVVRAVTEAPDPRLAAGQLRSLLPA, from the coding sequence ATGACACGCACGGACCGGCTCCTCGCCGCCCGGCTGTACGTGTGCACCGACGCCCGCCGCGCGCAGGGCGACCTCGAGGAGTTCCTGCACGCCGTCTGCGCCGGCGGGACGGACATCGTCCAGCTGCGGGACAGGAGCATCGACACCGACGAGGAGATCGCCGCGCTGCGCCTGCTGGGCCGGGTCGCCGCCGAGTACGGCGTCCTGGTCGCCGTCAACGACCGCGCCGACCTCGCCGCGCTCGTGGGCGCCGACGTCTTCCACGCCGGCCAGCACGACCTCACCCCCGCCCAGGCCCGGCAGCTGCTCGGCCCCGACGTGCTGATCGGCCGCTCCACCCACGACCTCGGCCAGGCCCGGGCCGCGCTGGCCGACCCGGACGTGGACTACTTCTGCACCGGTCCCGTGTGGGAGACCCCCACCAAGCCGGGCCGGCCCGCCACCGGCCTGGGCTTCGTGCGCGAGGTCGCCGCACTGACCGAGGCCCGGCTGGACGCCGACCCGGCGGTGGTGCCCGTGCCGTGGTTCGCCATCGGCGGCATCGACGAGCAGCGCCTCCCCGAGGTGCTGGCCGCCGGGGCGCGCGGCGCCGTGGTGGTCCGGGCGGTCACCGAGGCCCCGGACCCGCGCCTGGCCGCCGGGCAGCTGCGCAGTCTGCTCCCCGCCTGA
- the thiS gene encoding sulfur carrier protein ThiS encodes MTAITLNGRPHVVGGDTTVVDLVAETVGRPLGPDGAPLDGRRLGVAVAVDAAVVPRSRWGRTPVAEGQSVEIITAVQGG; translated from the coding sequence ATGACCGCCATCACCCTCAACGGCCGCCCGCACGTCGTCGGCGGGGACACCACCGTGGTGGACCTCGTGGCCGAGACCGTCGGGCGGCCCCTGGGCCCCGACGGCGCCCCGCTGGACGGCCGCCGGCTGGGCGTGGCCGTGGCGGTGGACGCCGCCGTGGTCCCGCGCAGCCGCTGGGGCCGCACCCCCGTGGCCGAGGGACAGTCCGTCGAGATCATCACCGCCGTCCAGGGAGGCTGA
- a CDS encoding acyl-CoA dehydrogenase family protein codes for MSRTTAERTPTRPGAGTHPAAGLPGDYAGLKEHFGPLFAGIAAGALDRDLRRALPHEEVALLDRAGFGALRVPAAHGGPEVSVEDFTRLLVDLAEADSNIAHLYRSHAGFVESLRFLPRELQDVWYPRVLAGATVGNASTEKGGNALGTLNTVLRRTAEGWEITGRKFYATGSIFCDYTRVSAALDGRDGRRFAVVATDAQGVTLEDDWDGFGQKLTGTGTAVFDRVRVPDDAVLDRTAGSAEAVHEAAFFQLVLLAVLAGIARAARRDAVETIAARRRTFNTGLGLPFREDPLIQEATGRISAKAFTAEAAVLHAARALDAGIAAAVATGADRPEFTGTLPAALPESEIAVEHAQVTVPELALGAAQDLFLTVGASATSTAKGLDRHWRNAQTVATHNPIAFRARALGDYLINGTLPEGLNAIGDARADARADATTTPVRAPGA; via the coding sequence ATGAGCCGCACCACGGCCGAGAGGACTCCCACCCGTCCCGGCGCCGGCACGCACCCCGCCGCCGGTCTGCCGGGGGACTACGCCGGGCTGAAGGAGCACTTCGGGCCGCTGTTCGCGGGAATCGCCGCCGGCGCCCTGGACCGGGACCTGCGGCGCGCGCTGCCCCACGAGGAGGTCGCCCTGCTGGACCGGGCCGGCTTCGGCGCCCTGCGCGTCCCGGCGGCCCACGGCGGTCCCGAGGTCAGCGTCGAGGACTTCACCCGGCTGCTGGTCGACCTGGCCGAGGCCGACTCCAACATCGCCCACCTCTACCGCTCCCACGCCGGCTTCGTGGAGTCCCTGCGCTTCCTGCCCCGGGAGCTCCAGGACGTCTGGTACCCGCGGGTGCTGGCCGGGGCCACCGTCGGCAACGCCTCCACGGAGAAGGGCGGCAACGCGCTGGGCACCCTGAACACCGTGCTGCGCCGCACCGCCGAGGGGTGGGAGATCACCGGCCGGAAGTTCTACGCCACCGGCTCCATCTTCTGCGACTACACCCGCGTCTCGGCCGCCCTCGACGGCCGGGACGGGCGCCGCTTCGCCGTCGTCGCCACGGACGCCCAGGGGGTCACGCTCGAGGACGACTGGGACGGCTTCGGCCAGAAGCTCACCGGCACCGGCACCGCGGTCTTCGACCGCGTGCGCGTCCCGGACGACGCCGTGCTGGACCGCACCGCCGGCAGCGCGGAGGCCGTCCACGAGGCCGCCTTCTTCCAGCTCGTGCTGCTGGCCGTGCTGGCCGGCATCGCCCGCGCCGCCCGGCGGGACGCCGTGGAGACCATCGCCGCCCGCCGGCGGACCTTCAACACCGGGCTCGGCCTGCCGTTCCGGGAGGACCCGCTGATCCAGGAGGCCACTGGCCGGATCTCCGCCAAGGCCTTCACCGCCGAGGCCGCCGTGCTGCACGCCGCCCGCGCCCTGGACGCCGGGATCGCCGCCGCCGTCGCCACCGGCGCCGACCGCCCGGAGTTCACCGGCACCCTCCCGGCGGCGCTGCCCGAGTCCGAGATCGCCGTGGAGCACGCCCAGGTCACCGTGCCGGAGCTGGCCCTCGGCGCCGCCCAGGACCTGTTCCTCACCGTGGGCGCCTCCGCCACGTCCACCGCCAAGGGCCTGGACCGGCACTGGCGCAACGCCCAGACCGTGGCCACCCACAACCCGATCGCCTTCCGCGCCCGCGCCCTCGGCGACTACCTCATCAACGGCACCCTCCCGGAGGGCCTGAACGCCATCGGCGACGCCCGGGCCGACGCCCGGGCCGACGCCACGACCACCCCCGTCCGAGCCCCAGGAGCCTGA
- a CDS encoding MFS transporter → MTTPTPTTAAAAAGRTSVVHGKKRVLASAFAGTTIEWYDFYLYGTAAALVFNVQFFPMATELGGIVASFATLAVGVIARPLGGIVAGHLGDRIGRKALLVASLLLMGVASTLIGLLPTYEVIGWWAVVGLVVLRILQGLSAGAEWGGSALLSVEHSPARHRGFFGSFTQIGSSAGMLLATGAFFVVQHVMSEEQFAAYGWRIPFLLSALLVAVGLWIRLGVADAPEFLEHRASGNVAAAPLRELLAHHRRPLLVTIGLRLAQNAVYYLVTVYMLTYLRDVRGDSASGVTAVMIASAIGLFSTPFWGWLSDRVGRKVVSVTAYAAIGVFGWVLFAFLDAGPLALLPLVVVLGINLVHDAIYGPQAAWFAEQFPVHVRYSGVSFGYQVGTVLGGGLMPMIAALLFAAGGNTPWLIAGYLSGLSVLSVAAALAAKDPAREQRGTELTDLHAGSTGAVTARPGSARADSARVGAAAGTTTGTTAGTPTERTTV, encoded by the coding sequence ATGACCACCCCGACCCCGACCACGGCCGCGGCCGCCGCGGGACGCACCAGCGTCGTCCACGGCAAGAAGCGCGTCCTGGCCTCGGCCTTCGCCGGCACCACCATCGAGTGGTACGACTTCTACCTCTACGGCACCGCCGCCGCACTGGTCTTCAACGTCCAGTTCTTCCCCATGGCCACCGAGCTCGGCGGCATCGTCGCCTCCTTCGCCACCCTCGCGGTCGGGGTGATCGCCCGGCCCCTGGGCGGGATCGTCGCCGGGCACCTGGGCGACCGGATCGGCCGCAAGGCCCTGCTGGTGGCCTCCCTGCTGCTCATGGGCGTGGCCTCCACCCTGATCGGCCTGCTGCCGACCTACGAGGTGATCGGCTGGTGGGCCGTCGTCGGGCTCGTCGTCCTGCGCATCCTGCAGGGGCTGTCCGCCGGCGCCGAGTGGGGCGGCTCCGCGCTGCTGAGCGTGGAGCACTCCCCGGCCCGGCACCGCGGGTTCTTCGGGTCCTTCACCCAGATCGGCTCCTCGGCCGGCATGCTGCTGGCCACCGGGGCGTTCTTCGTCGTGCAGCACGTGATGAGCGAGGAGCAGTTCGCCGCCTACGGCTGGCGCATCCCCTTCCTGCTCTCTGCCCTGCTGGTGGCGGTCGGCCTGTGGATCCGCCTCGGCGTGGCCGACGCCCCCGAGTTCCTGGAGCACCGCGCCTCGGGCAACGTGGCCGCGGCACCCCTGCGGGAGCTGCTGGCCCACCACCGCCGCCCGCTGCTGGTCACGATCGGCCTGCGCCTGGCCCAGAACGCCGTCTACTACCTGGTGACGGTCTACATGCTGACCTACCTGCGGGACGTGCGCGGGGACAGCGCCTCCGGTGTGACCGCGGTGATGATCGCCTCGGCCATCGGCCTGTTCTCCACCCCCTTCTGGGGCTGGCTGTCCGACCGGGTGGGCCGCAAGGTCGTCTCGGTGACCGCGTACGCGGCGATCGGCGTCTTCGGCTGGGTGCTGTTCGCCTTCCTCGACGCCGGCCCGCTGGCCCTGCTGCCGCTCGTGGTCGTGCTCGGCATCAACCTCGTCCACGACGCGATCTACGGGCCGCAGGCGGCCTGGTTCGCCGAGCAGTTCCCCGTGCACGTGCGGTACTCCGGGGTGAGCTTCGGCTACCAGGTCGGCACCGTCCTGGGCGGCGGGCTGATGCCGATGATCGCCGCCCTGCTGTTCGCCGCCGGCGGGAACACCCCGTGGCTGATCGCCGGGTACCTCTCCGGACTCTCCGTGCTCTCCGTCGCCGCCGCCCTGGCCGCGAAGGACCCCGCCCGCGAGCAGCGCGGCACCGAGCTCACCGACCTGCACGCCGGCTCCACCGGGGCCGTCACCGCCCGTCCCGGTTCCGCCCGGGCCGACTCCGCTCGGGTCGGCGCCGCCGCCGGGACCACCACCGGGACCACCGCCGGGACCCCCACCGAGAGGACCACCGTATGA
- a CDS encoding LLM class flavin-dependent oxidoreductase has product MSRPLLLNAFDMMVPVHQSPGLWRHPEAGVARFDTLEYWTSLARTLEDGGFASLFLADIPGVYDVYGGGTEATARGGVQYPLLDPLVAVPAMAAATERLGFGVTASVTYEAPYLLARTFATLDHFTRGRVAWNVVTSYQDSAARNLGMDRQIPHDERYDRADEYMEVMYKLLEGSFEPGAVPADPATGVFVDPDLAHPVGHEGTWFSVPGHALTHPGPQGTPLLFQAGASKRGQQFAVDHAEAIFFIGNTPQLVRRWTDGVRAGLAERGRAEDAVKTFTMATVVVAETDAEAQARLAGYRRHVDIEGALSLFGGWTGVDLAGADPDAPLEYVATDANQSALAAFTSLSPDRTWTVRDLAEFVAIGGRGPVIAGAPGTVADELERWREEAGVDGFNISAAVRPADLERFTTMVSPELRRRGLLPEPGSVPAGQTLREVLTGAGPRLADDHRGASFRR; this is encoded by the coding sequence ATGAGCCGCCCCCTGCTGCTGAACGCCTTCGACATGATGGTGCCCGTGCACCAGTCACCGGGCCTGTGGCGCCACCCGGAGGCCGGGGTCGCGCGGTTCGACACGCTCGAGTACTGGACGTCCCTGGCCCGCACCCTCGAGGACGGCGGCTTCGCCTCGCTGTTCCTGGCGGACATCCCGGGCGTCTACGACGTCTACGGCGGCGGGACCGAGGCCACCGCCCGCGGGGGAGTGCAGTACCCGCTGCTCGACCCGCTCGTCGCGGTGCCGGCGATGGCCGCGGCGACCGAGCGGCTCGGCTTCGGCGTCACCGCCTCGGTCACCTACGAGGCCCCCTACCTGCTGGCCCGCACCTTCGCGACCCTGGACCACTTCACCCGCGGCCGGGTGGCGTGGAACGTGGTGACCTCCTACCAGGACTCCGCCGCCCGGAACCTGGGCATGGACCGGCAGATCCCGCACGACGAGCGCTACGACCGCGCCGACGAGTACATGGAGGTCATGTACAAGCTGCTCGAGGGGTCCTTCGAGCCCGGGGCGGTGCCGGCCGACCCCGCCACCGGGGTCTTCGTGGACCCCGACCTCGCGCACCCCGTCGGCCACGAGGGCACCTGGTTCTCCGTGCCCGGCCACGCGCTGACCCACCCCGGCCCCCAGGGCACCCCGCTGCTCTTCCAGGCCGGGGCCTCCAAGCGCGGACAGCAGTTCGCCGTCGACCACGCCGAGGCCATCTTCTTCATCGGCAACACCCCGCAGCTCGTGCGCCGGTGGACCGACGGCGTCCGGGCCGGACTGGCCGAGCGCGGGCGGGCCGAGGACGCCGTGAAGACCTTCACCATGGCCACGGTGGTGGTCGCCGAGACCGACGCCGAGGCCCAGGCCCGGCTGGCCGGGTACCGCCGGCACGTGGACATCGAGGGAGCCCTGTCCCTGTTCGGCGGCTGGACCGGGGTCGACCTGGCCGGCGCGGACCCCGACGCCCCGCTCGAGTACGTGGCCACCGACGCCAACCAGTCCGCGCTCGCGGCGTTCACCTCGCTGTCCCCGGACCGGACCTGGACGGTGCGCGACCTGGCGGAGTTCGTGGCCATCGGCGGCCGCGGGCCCGTCATCGCCGGGGCCCCCGGCACCGTGGCGGACGAGCTCGAGCGCTGGCGCGAGGAGGCCGGCGTCGACGGCTTCAACATCTCGGCGGCCGTGCGGCCCGCGGACCTGGAGCGGTTCACGACCATGGTCTCACCGGAGCTGCGGCGCCGCGGTCTGCTGCCGGAGCCCGGGAGCGTCCCCGCCGGGCAGACGCTGCGCGAGGTCCTGACCGGGGCCGGTCCGCGGCTGGCCGACGACCACCGCGGGGCGTCCTTCCGCAGGTGA
- a CDS encoding FAD-dependent oxidoreductase, with amino-acid sequence MPVTSVPSVPMSAAQHVRADVAVVGAGVVGLATAWELRRRGRSVAVVDPEPGAGASRAAAGMLAPVSEVQYQQEPLYPLMLASAGAYPAFVAAVEEAAGGSVGYRATETLVCGVDAADRQALADLRELQLRHGLAVEPLPLRTARALEPALSPRLSAVHRIPDDHQVDPRRLVAGLLAALVAPELPTPSGSSATDGPDGGPARLVHDRATGLRHGPDGAVTGLRLADGGMVSAAETVLAPGTGLTDLEGLPGSWRPPLRPVHGDILRTRPPAGAPALLERTVRGLVHGVPVYLVPRDDGTVVIGATSREDDLDGISAGGVLRLLRDAQAVVPGVADLELVEAMARARPGTPDDIPYLGRVRGPEGDPVPGLLVSTGYFRHGVLLAPLAARLAAELVLGADPGADAEHLATTDPHRFDRPVEAPAADPATGFRTPNRSTR; translated from the coding sequence ATGCCGGTGACATCCGTGCCCTCCGTTCCGATGTCCGCCGCCCAGCACGTGCGGGCCGACGTCGCCGTGGTCGGGGCCGGGGTGGTCGGCCTGGCCACGGCCTGGGAGCTGCGCCGCCGCGGCCGCTCGGTGGCCGTGGTGGACCCCGAGCCCGGCGCCGGGGCCAGCCGGGCGGCGGCCGGGATGCTCGCCCCGGTGAGCGAGGTCCAGTACCAGCAGGAGCCGCTCTATCCCCTCATGCTCGCCTCGGCCGGCGCCTACCCGGCGTTCGTGGCCGCCGTGGAGGAGGCCGCCGGCGGCTCGGTGGGCTACCGCGCCACCGAGACGCTCGTGTGCGGCGTCGACGCCGCCGACCGGCAGGCCCTGGCGGACCTGCGCGAGCTCCAGCTGCGCCACGGCCTGGCCGTGGAGCCGCTCCCGCTGCGCACGGCCCGGGCCCTGGAGCCGGCCCTGAGCCCGCGGCTGTCCGCCGTGCACCGCATTCCCGACGACCACCAGGTGGACCCCCGCCGGCTCGTGGCCGGACTGCTCGCCGCCCTCGTCGCCCCCGAGCTCCCCACTCCGTCCGGGTCCTCCGCAACGGACGGCCCCGACGGCGGGCCCGCCCGCCTGGTGCACGACCGCGCCACGGGCCTGCGCCACGGCCCCGACGGCGCGGTGACGGGCCTGCGCCTGGCCGACGGCGGGATGGTCTCGGCGGCGGAGACGGTCCTCGCCCCCGGCACGGGTCTCACCGACCTGGAGGGCCTGCCCGGGTCCTGGCGGCCGCCGCTGCGCCCGGTGCACGGGGACATCCTCCGCACCCGTCCGCCCGCCGGGGCGCCCGCCCTGCTCGAGCGCACCGTCCGCGGCCTGGTCCACGGGGTGCCCGTCTACCTGGTGCCCCGCGACGACGGGACGGTGGTGATCGGGGCGACCTCCCGCGAGGACGACCTCGACGGGATCAGCGCCGGAGGCGTGCTCCGGCTGCTGCGCGACGCCCAGGCCGTGGTCCCCGGCGTCGCCGACCTCGAGCTGGTCGAGGCCATGGCCCGTGCCCGGCCCGGGACCCCGGACGACATCCCGTACCTGGGCCGCGTCCGCGGCCCGGAGGGAGATCCGGTGCCCGGTCTCCTGGTCTCCACGGGCTACTTCCGCCACGGCGTCCTGCTCGCCCCGCTGGCCGCCCGCCTCGCCGCGGAGCTGGTGCTCGGCGCGGATCCGGGCGCCGACGCCGAGCACCTGGCCACCACCGACCCGCACCGCTTCGACCGCCCGGTCGAGGCGCCCGCCGCGGACCCCGCGACCGGTTTCCGCACCCCGAACAGGAGCACCCGATGA
- the moeB gene encoding molybdopterin-synthase adenylyltransferase MoeB, translating into MSPLPPLVEPGPELTRAELERYARHLTLPGIGPLGQRRLGNARVLVVGAGGLGAPALQYLAAAGVGTLGIVDDDVVAVSNLQRQVVHRTADVGRPKADSAAEAVAALNPLVRVRTHPCRLTADNAVQILGEYDLVLDGADNFATRYVVGDAAALTGIPCVWGSILRFEGQVSVFWAGHGPTYRDLYPEAPPDGEVPSCAEGGVFGMLPATVGAVMVTEAVKLITGTGEPLLGRVLLHDALAMTWREMRLDPDPDAAPVTAVAEPEAVRPLPGGGAEPAETVGAAELARLLERRARGEAAFVLVDVREDWERQLLAIPGAVPVPLQELLDRGPDALPPEARGADLVLHCKAGARSATALAALRPFYAGREERVRHLEGGVLAWAEQVEPDRPRY; encoded by the coding sequence GTGAGCCCGCTGCCCCCGCTCGTGGAGCCCGGCCCCGAGCTGACCCGGGCGGAGCTCGAGCGCTACGCCCGGCACCTGACCCTGCCCGGGATCGGCCCGCTCGGCCAGCGCCGGCTCGGCAACGCCCGGGTGCTCGTGGTCGGCGCCGGCGGACTGGGCGCCCCGGCCCTGCAGTACCTCGCCGCGGCGGGCGTGGGAACGCTGGGGATCGTCGACGACGACGTCGTGGCGGTCTCCAACCTGCAGCGCCAGGTGGTGCACCGCACCGCCGACGTCGGCCGGCCCAAGGCGGACTCCGCCGCGGAGGCCGTGGCCGCCCTCAACCCGCTCGTGCGGGTGCGCACCCACCCCTGCCGGCTCACCGCGGACAACGCCGTGCAGATCCTCGGCGAGTACGACCTCGTCCTCGACGGCGCGGACAACTTCGCGACCCGCTACGTGGTCGGCGACGCCGCCGCTCTCACCGGGATCCCCTGCGTGTGGGGCTCCATCCTGCGCTTCGAGGGGCAGGTCAGCGTCTTCTGGGCCGGCCACGGGCCCACCTACCGGGACCTCTATCCCGAGGCGCCGCCGGACGGGGAGGTCCCCAGCTGCGCCGAGGGCGGGGTCTTCGGCATGCTCCCCGCCACCGTGGGCGCGGTGATGGTCACCGAGGCCGTCAAGCTGATCACCGGCACCGGGGAGCCCCTGCTCGGGCGGGTGCTGCTGCACGACGCCCTGGCGATGACCTGGCGCGAGATGCGCCTGGACCCGGACCCGGACGCCGCCCCGGTCACCGCCGTCGCCGAGCCCGAGGCCGTCCGCCCGCTGCCCGGCGGCGGGGCCGAGCCCGCCGAGACGGTCGGGGCGGCCGAGCTGGCCCGGCTGCTGGAGCGGCGAGCGCGCGGGGAGGCGGCCTTCGTGCTGGTCGACGTGCGGGAGGACTGGGAGCGGCAGCTCCTGGCGATCCCCGGCGCCGTGCCGGTGCCGCTGCAGGAGCTGCTGGACCGGGGACCGGACGCCCTGCCGCCGGAGGCGCGCGGCGCGGACCTCGTGCTGCACTGCAAGGCCGGCGCCCGCTCGGCGACCGCCCTGGCCGCTCTGCGCCCGTTCTACGCCGGGCGGGAGGAACGGGTCCGCCACCTCGAGGGCGGGGTGCTGGCCTGGGCGGAGCAGGTGGAGCCGGACCGGCCGCGATACTGA